GGTTATTGCGGCGGGGCTCACCTCTTCCCATCCCGAACAGAGAAGTTAAGCCCGCCTGCGCAGATGGTACTGCAATTTTGTGGGAGAGTATGTCGTCGCCTTTCTTTTTAAAATCCTCATCAGTAATGATGGGGATTTTTTGTTTTATATGGATTACTGAGCGGATTTTAGGACTATGAGATTTCAAGACTGTAAGACTATAAAATTGCAGGATTTTGAGACTGTAGGATTTATTGGAGGGCAGGGATGTCTTATAATCTTACCGCCTTACAATCCATTTTATACAATGTGCTTTCATTGACGAACATGGCCGCGTGAGGGATGGCAGCGGCAGCCCGCACCGCGAGGCACGAGCGGAAGGACTACAGCGGACAGCCCGACGGCGCCGTGGAAATGCGCCAGGCAACGAAGGGATCCGACGGCGGCGGCACGCCCAAAATAAACTGAGAAATATCAATTTTTTTGTTACATTCGTTGTAATTGCATATGGTGCATGCAAAAAAATAAGTAATTGAACCATTATGACGACAAAAAATAAAACCAATGAGACAGAAGTCGATGTGATAGATTTCATCAATTCTTTTGTAGTCACCGACCAGAAAAAAGCAGACAGCTTACAATTGATAGCTTTGATGAGCGAATGGTCAGGATTCGAGCCTAAAATGTGGGGGCCGACCATCATTGGTTTTGGCAGTTACCACTATAAATACGCGAGTGGGCATGAGGGTGACGCGCCTATGCT
This genomic stretch from Flavobacterium pallidum harbors:
- a CDS encoding DUF1801 domain-containing protein translates to MTTKNKTNETEVDVIDFINSFVVTDQKKADSLQLIALMSEWSGFEPKMWGPTIIGFGSYHYKYASGHEGDAPMLGFSPRKAEFSLYVYSPTKENEHLLEGFGKFKMGKACIYIKKLADIDIDVLEKMCRASIAYLEEHHECACRQK